In Sulfolobales archaeon, the genomic window CCCAGGAAGGCCTTGTAAGGGATGAAATGGCTTATGAATATGTAGCTAAAGCCTTAGAGATGGGGGCAGATGTCGTAGGAGGGATCCCATGGATAGAGTTCGAGGAAGATGTGGAAGAACATATAGAGAGAGCCTTTACCCTTGCGAAGAGTTTCAATAGAGATATAGCTATGCTTACAGATGATGCGGGAGATCCGGGCCTTAGAACAACTGCTAAGCTGGCTAGAGCTACTATAAGGAATCAGTGGTTTGGAAGGGTATCAGCATACCATGCCAGGGCTCTAGCACTGTATCCAAAGCCCTATTTACACAAGGTGATCGAGCTGTCTAAGCTTGCAGGCATCTCATATGTTATAGCCCCACATACAGGGCCCCTCTATGCCCCATACAGATCTATGTTGGCCTCAGGGATCAACGTTGCGTTAGGGCAGGACGATATTGAAGACGCATATTACCCTTATGGCAGGGGCAACATGCTCGAAATAGCATTCCTGGCTAGCCATATAACAAGGTCTATGGGGATGAGCGATATAGAAATTCTCATGGACATGATAACATGGAGGGCCAAGGCGGCAATGAATCTAGGTAGATGCGGTCTTAACGTGGGATGCGAAGCCCTAATCGTAGTCCATAGGGCTAAGAACACGCGCGAAGCCATATCAAGGCACGATGCACCACTATACGTTATAAGAGGCAGTAAAATAGTTGCCGAAAATGAAGAGATATCTAGATTATATATAAAAGGTTGGACTTCATAGAGGCTAATGCATTTTGATATTAGACCTCTGCCTTTACCTCTT contains:
- a CDS encoding amidohydrolase family protein, yielding MTEQCDILIKNARIRGYPSDKMFNIAVSGDKIIYIGETIPCRASIEIDARGNLVTESLANPHIHLCKVYTLDFVGDEALKRYQSNMMEDSLLAIEIASRVKERYREDWIYRNARRAIAEMIRYGVLHVRAFADTDSKARLEAVKALLKLREELRGIVDLQVVAFPQEGLVRDEMAYEYVAKALEMGADVVGGIPWIEFEEDVEEHIERAFTLAKSFNRDIAMLTDDAGDPGLRTTAKLARATIRNQWFGRVSAYHARALALYPKPYLHKVIELSKLAGISYVIAPHTGPLYAPYRSMLASGINVALGQDDIEDAYYPYGRGNMLEIAFLASHITRSMGMSDIEILMDMITWRAKAAMNLGRCGLNVGCEALIVVHRAKNTREAISRHDAPLYVIRGSKIVAENEEISRLYIKGWTS